The DNA window taactgcagtttggctctttcattcagggaattcattcatgcccctcgcgacaaacgagatatttgattcgagaaactgctctaagcgtgtatttttttatgcaatgtttgataccgcacggcgaatgagagaaaaaaacaacctcagcatttcccggaaacttagatgcactcggcaggtagcgtcagaaagccgcgtgtgttatcccggtcacaaaatgcggtgaaaaccctacacgaggttaaagtttggttgtagtgctaacatgtttacattcggtgcaatagtttgttcgatacgaacaaactgaataaacaaagagcactggacgctcacttaccaaatttgtagagacaggacaatcaccagcaactagagccgcgtctttattaagaggagactacaagcgaatccggatctcagcgtttgcagatgagaacagctctcaggtaaacaatgtgcctccttagacacgtaagttattgttgtcccgcgtcgcgtacactgttaatccacacgtgagtccagctgagctcagagagaaaatgaaaacaaaacttaactgcagcaaactataaaagcaacacttcacgcttgttttgccaacacaacgtggcgtctctgtcgtctaaacactgtgaccgtaaagaatattaatgaagttgcacaataaagcgcgctgattggtttgaaccaagccatactcatgcattaatgcatcacactgtaagacataataagacacactctagcacagacgtccagtctgcacgctgcaatacacgctattatcttatagccgtgacgcagcttcaaaacttcgtttcaaaccggaagtacgaatttgcttgaaataacgcaaaaacagccaatttaaactttttagtgaaatataggtgtcctaatagtgtttttagcagtgtgtgacacatatacgactgtcaacagctcaaaaaatgtgttttggtgttttgtgaccctttaaaggaaTAGGGCATATTTAGAATAACTGGGATTagacagccaggaactatgcttctaactccAGCTCTAGAGATGTAGTTGCATGCATATAAGTTTGCGACACAGTGtgcaaatgttcgttggaacgatggatttgggaaacacgaAATCAACGaattatgtttgtaacgacggaacttgcgaccttgctaacgatggttttcggaaacgcacccaaGGACACCGACCCaacaggaccgagtttagacagccaaaaataaaaaatttccaTCATTTACAAACTCTTAAAATgttctaaaacagttttttttttttgtcctgttgAAAAGATATTTTTTAGAATGCTGGAATCCTGTAACCatagacatccatagtaggaaaaacaaacactatgctggtcaatggttacaggtttccaacattcttcaaattatgtattttgtgtgtgtgtgtgtacaacttttaaaagttaaaaaaaaagcatagcttgtaaatgataaaaatattcagTCAGATATTACCACTTGTTTTTTGTAAAAGAGTCTTATAACTTGTTGGCGCACAGCTGTCAGATTCAATCCATAAATCAGGGGGTTTAAAATAGGTGGTACAAGAAGAAATTCAAGAGCCATGAAATTGCGCACACTTTGTGGCAGATTCCTCGAACCATAACGACTGTACAACACATCAAACAACAACGCAGCAGTAACATTAATCAGTGAAAGCAGATGCGGCACACACGTTTGTATAAATTTGTGTCTGACTTCTGTTGACTTCATACACTTTTTAATCAGGTGAATGTATGAGCAAAATATCAATACTGCATGTCCAAAATATGTAAGAATAACAATGTACCCAAACACGTTATTAATAGTTGTAGAAAAACATGAAAGTTTTGCCACTGCCCAAATCTCACAGTATAACTTTTCAATAGTGGAGGCACATAAAGTGAGCCTAGCTATTAACACGATGAGAACAGACATGCAAACAAATGGAGCCAGCCAACAGAAAAGGATGCACTTAAGAATCATACGGCTTGTCATTATTGAATGATACTCCAGCGGTCTACATATTGCCACATACCTGTCATACGCCATCACCGTTAGTGTTGAAAAGTCACACAAAGCAGACGAATAAATGACAAATATCTGAATCAGACACCCAACATAAGAAATCACGTGATCATGGGCTAATAAATCATACAAGAATTTAGGATAGAAGCCAGAAGTACCAAAAAGCCCATTTACACAAAGATTACATATAAACATGTACATTGGCTCATGGAGCTTCTTATTTGACATTATAGTGAACATTACAGTGACGTTACAAAACACCATCAGAGGATAAAAGAGTgcggtgaaagaaaaaaacacaattctgTTCTCCATGGTTTCATTCAGACCGGAGAGTTTAAATACTGAGACGCTGGATTCATTCTCCAGCTGTTGCTGCATCTGGAATTAAATGtcatttgtaaaatgttaccatGAATAAGCTTTTTCAGCACCAACACACTTGAAATCTTACCATGTTCTCTGTTGGCATGCTTCCTGTGGCGTTTGAAAAGCTTCAACTTGGATTGCTATATATGGACACTGGTCTCATGCTAATTGCCTTGACCACACGTATTAAAAACAGTGTTGACAAGTTCTCTAAAGGATTCTTTACGCTGAAGATAAAATAAAACGTCAGTCTCTACCCATCTAaggatgaaaaaagaaaaaaaagatttgcatTGTCAGGAATAATAACCTTTTCAACCATATTTCTGCCACCAGTTTTCCCACCACATTTGAAACTAGTAATtaataatctattttttttacagttattgtaTTGAGAGCTGCCAATTTTTTCACAAATTCACTTACTATATAGTGCATAAATCGGTTACtagtagggccagatggaatctgccagcctgatctcacgaggaaaacgtaagtatttaaaaaaaaaaactaagataaCAGGATTGGTTTGCACAACAGAGGGCAGTGGGGCATATggtactttaattattttttattgtttttataaaaattttattaaaattactgattttatgGAATCATATTTATATTAGGAGGTATTTTAGGATTAAAttttaatgtgtatgtatgttacaTGTTGTCTTGTTGGTGACGATGTACAGCAGAAccttttttctaaaacaaatttctCCTACGGGAGACAATAAATTTTACCTTGACCTTGAccttgttttgtcagtttagtggctaattcatacgaatcagTACGAGTTCAGatgtacgaaaatgtatgattatcATGATGATATGATATGTCATTGGGTGAtgcgcaaatcgtactaaatagtaTGAATTAGAtcttatgaattcatacgaattagccactaaatcaaaaagttatgaattgccgtgagattgcgttgaatcCACGGACGGTTCTTGCTATTtttgagaattttggtaaaaaaatctgcggaattgttttggaagtatcataactaaaaccgtagggccctatcatacacc is part of the Danio rerio strain Tuebingen ecotype United States chromosome 15, GRCz12tu, whole genome shotgun sequence genome and encodes:
- the or62c1 gene encoding odorant receptor 126-5 (The RefSeq protein has 1 substitution compared to this genomic sequence) — translated: MQQQLENESSVSVFKLSGLNETMENRIVFFSFTALFYPLMVFCNVTVMFTIMSNKKLHEPMYMFICNLCVNGLFGTSGFYPKFLYDLLAHDHVISYVGCLIQIFVIYSSALCDFSTLTVMAYDRYVAICRPLEYHSIMTSRMILKCILFCWLAPFVCMSVLIVLIARLTLCASTIEKLYCEIWAVAKLSCFSTTINNVFGYIVILTYFGHAVLIFCSYIHLIKKCMKSIEVRHKFIQTCVPHLLSLINVTAALLFDVLYSRYGSRNLPQSVRNFMALEFLLVPPILNPLIYGLNLTAVRQQVIRLFYKKQVVISD